The Schistocerca nitens isolate TAMUIC-IGC-003100 chromosome 7, iqSchNite1.1, whole genome shotgun sequence genome contains a region encoding:
- the LOC126195118 gene encoding clumping factor B-like — protein MEMLQSLNALATKLSPQTDSNANKVGGGVGGVGGVSVSQLRQLHNNNHPYSKPQRLSPQPQPPAQPQASPQPLAQPQPVRDAADADADADADSPPQPATNGHPSPDPADADADADADKDAK, from the coding sequence ATGGAGATGCTGCAGAGCCTGAACGCGCTCGCCACCAAGCTCTCGCCGCAGACGGACAGCAACGCCAACAAGGTGGGCGGCGGcgtgggcggcgtgggcggcgtgTCGGTGAGCCAGCTGCGGCAGCTGCACAACAACAACCACCCGTACAGCAAGCCGCAGCGGCTGTCGCCCCAGCCGCAGCCCCCGGCCCAGCCTCAGGCGTCGCCCCAGCCGCTGGCGCAGCCGCAGCCGGTCCGcgacgccgccgacgccgacgccgacgccgacgccgactcgCCCCCGCAGCCGGCCACCAACGGGCACCCCAGCCCCGACCCCGCCGACgcagacgccgacgccgacgccgacaagGACGCAAA